In Trifolium pratense cultivar HEN17-A07 linkage group LG7, ARS_RC_1.1, whole genome shotgun sequence, a genomic segment contains:
- the LOC123894450 gene encoding non-specific lipid transfer protein GPI-anchored 14-like: MLYHNNTKAMIHFLLIASMIVGIGMADSSKDKDECTSQLTGLASCLPYVEGQGKSPAPDCCGGLKTLLKTNKKCLCLIIKDRNDPDLGGIVINVTLALHLPTVCNAPVNISKCPELLHMDPKSKEAQVFYKLNNGSSNISPSGAPSPSDEASNQARSTTQKNGAFSKDKRLFGFLVWFLLVSTAGNFFI; the protein is encoded by the exons atgctctACCACAACAACACAAAAGCCATGATTCATTTCTTGCTGATAGCATCAATGATAGTTGGGATTGGAATGGCAGATTCATCAAAAGACAAAGATGAATGCACATCACAATTAACAGGGCTAGCATCATGTCTCCCCTATGTTGAAGGTCAAGGAAAATCACCAGCACCAGATTGTTGTGGTGGTCTCAAGACACTACTTAAGACCAACAAAAAGTGTTTGTGTCTAATTATCAAAGATCGTAATGATCCTGATTTGGGTGGTATTGTAATTAATGTCACTTTGGCTTTGCATCTTCCAACAGTTTGTAATGCCCCTGTCAATATCTCAAAATGTCCCG AGCTGCTGCACATGGATCCAAAATCAAAAGAGGCTCAAGtattttacaaattaaacaatGGCTCCAGCAATATCTCCCCAAGTGGTGCACCTAGTCCTTCAG ATGAAGCAAGCAACCAAGCAAGAAGTACTACACAAAAGAATGGTGCATTTAGCAAAGATAAGAGATTGTTTGGGTTTTTAGTTTGGTTTTTATTGGTTTCTACGGCTGGGAACTTTTTCATTTAG